One segment of Zymoseptoria tritici IPO323 chromosome 2, whole genome shotgun sequence DNA contains the following:
- a CDS encoding ABC transporter domain-containing protein (Non transporter ABC protein, ABC-F family, GCN / EF3 type. EF-3 Elongation factor 3 ABC proteins are cytosolic proteins required by fungal ribosomes for in vitro protein synthesis and for in vivo growth. EF-3 stimulates the binding of the EF-1:GTP:aa-tRNA ternary complex to the ribosomal A site by facilitated release of the deacylated tRNA from the E site. ...), which translates to MAPSATMEAQSKAENKQSVKVLDELFTKLSVSKTADEAKSAQQEIATFINGDIQDHDAPTKAVESLKKMLANKKDANIRQIGCEAIASIAQHANVSPSVEPFLVQLLPAVLSAVGDKMAPVKTAAQNAALSITKAVNANAVKLLIPCFVESIRNAQKWPEKMCDLDCIEALCVSAPAQTALRVPDLIPIVSEAMWDTKPEVKKRAYGTMEKVCELIVNKDIDRFIPELIKCIAKPEHVPETVHLLGATTFVTDVHEPTLAIMVPLLERGLKERETAIKRKTAVIIDNMCKLVEDPNIVAAFLPKLMPQLQLNNDNLADPEAREKTKQGLDTLIRVGNVKDGKIPEVSLVGDTATVLEKLKEILSAPDLKHANEAKYEPVLTYIAAIGGQLIDEKDKEAVTWNINIVPYLSAIIDDQAQGVVEALRKRASPGAAEEDEVEPDEEEGEDLCNCTFNLAYGAKILLNQTHLRLKRGQRYGLLGPNGSGKTTLMRAINNEQVEGFPKQSEVKTVYVEHDLDAADTEMTVIDWTVYKLKQAGLELTEDDVRKTMDEFGFVPEQVNGLITSLSGGWKMKLALARAVFEKPDILLLDEPTNHLDVKNVKWLEDYLVNSPCTSIIISHDSKFLDNVVQHVIHYERFKLKRYRGKMSEFVKRVPSARSYYELGASEMEFRFPEPGFLEGVKTKAKAIVRVSNMTFQYPGSARPQIMDINFQCSLGSRIAVIGPNGAGKSTLVNVLTGELIPTKGDVYQHENIRIAYIKQHAFAHIDHHLDKTPSEYIQWRFQTGEDRETMDRANKIVTDEDEKAMDKIYRIEGTQRRVIGIHSRRKFKNSYEYECSFALGDNIGLKNEKWTPMMTADNAWIPRTELIASHQKMVADVDQKEALASGQFRPLVRKEIEAHCAYFGLDAELVSHSRMRGLSGGQRVKVVLAACSWQRPHLVVLDEPTNYLDRDSLGALSKALKSFEGGVIIITHSAEFTKDLTEEVWAVQDGRMTPSGHNWVQGQGAGPRLKGEEEEEEKFDAMGNKIESTKKAKKLTSAELRKKKKDRMARRKRGEEVFSDEDD; encoded by the coding sequence ATGGCCCCGTCCGCAACAATGGAGGCTCAATCAAAGGCGGAGAACAAGCAGAGCGTGAAGGTGCTCGATGAGCTCTTCACCAAGCTTTCCGTCAGCAAAACCGCCGACGAGGCGAAGAGCGCACAGCAAGAAATCGCCACGTTCATCAACGGCGACATTCAGGATCACGATGCGCCCACCAAGGCCGTCGAGAGCCTGAAGAAGATGCTCGCCAACAAGAAGGACGCCAACATCCGACAAATCGGCTGCGAGGCCATCGCCAGCATTGCACAGCACGCCAATGTCTCACCATCAGTCGAGCCATTCCTCGTGCAGCTTCTCCCAGCAgtcctctccgccgtcgGCGACAAGATGGCACCGGTCAAGACTGCCGCCCAAAACGCCGCCCTCTCCATCACCAAGGCCGTCAACGCCAACGCGGTGAAGCTACTCATTCCCTGCTTCGTCGAGTCCATCCGCAACGCCCAGAAGTGGCCCGAAAAGATGTGCGATCTCGACTGCATCGAGGCTCTCTGCGTCAGCGCACCCGCCCAGACCGCCCTCCGCGTCCCCGATCTCATCCCCATCGTCTCCGAGGCCATGTGGGACACCAAGCCAGAAGTCAAGAAGAGGGCATACGGAACAATGGAGAAAGTTTGCGAACTTATCGTCAACAAGGATATCGATCGCTTCATCCCCGAACTGATCAAGTGTATCGCAAAGCCAGAGCACGTCCCTGAGACCGTCCACTTGCTCGGTGCCACCACTTTCGTCACTGACGTTCACGAGCCAACTCTCGCCATCATGGTGCCTCTGCTTGAGCGTGGTCTGAAGGAGCGCGAGACCGCCATCAAGCGCAAGACTGCCGTCATTATCGACAACATGTGCAAGCTTGTCGAGGACCCCAACATTGTGGCCGCCTTCTTGCCAAAGCTCATGCCTCAACTCCAActcaacaacgacaacttGGCTGATCCCGAGGCTCGCGAGAAGACCAAGCAGGGTCTTGACACCCTCATCCGTGTCGGTAACGTCAAGGACGGCAAAATCCCAGAGGTCTCGCTCGTCGGCGATACCGCTACCGTTTTGGAGAAACTCAAGGAGATTCTCAGCGCTCCCGATCTCAAGCACGCCAACGAGGCCAAGTACGAGCCTGTTCTCACTTACATCGCCGCCATTGGTGGCCAGCTCATCGACGAAAAGGACAAGGAGGCCGTTACCTGGAACATCAACATCGTGCCCTACTTGAGCGCAATCATCGACGACCAGGCACAGGGTGTCGTCGAGGCTCTCCGCAAGCGCGCTTCTCCAGGTGCAgctgaggaggacgaggtcgagcccgatgaggaggagggcgaggatcTCTGCAACTGCACATTCAACTTGGCCTACGGTGCCAAGATCTTGCTCAACCAGACCCATCTCCGCCTCAAGCGCGGTCAGCGTTACGGTCTGCTCGGACCCAACGGCTCCGGCAAGACGACTCTCATGCGCGCCATCAACAACGAGCAGGTCGAGGGTTTCCCCAAGCAGAGCGAGGTCAAGACTGTCTACGTCGAGCACGATCTGGACGCTGCTGATACTGAGATGACTGTCATCGACTGGACTGTGTACAAGCTCAAGCAGGCTGGTCTCGAGCTCACCGAGGACGATGTCCGCAAGACCATGGACGAGTTCGGCTTTGTTCCCGAGCAAGTCAACGGTCTCATCACATCTCTCTCCGGAGGCTGGAAGATGAAGCTCGCGCTTGCCCGCGCTGTCTTCGAGAAGCCCGACATCCTCTTGCTCGACGAGCCAACCAACCACTTGGACGTGAAGAACGTCAAGTGGCTCGAGGACTACCTCGTCAACTCTCCTTGCACATCCATCATCATCTCTCACGACAGCAAGTTCCTCGACAATGTCGTCCAGCACGTGATCCACTACGAGCGCTTCAAGCTCAAGCGTTACCGCGGAAAGATGAGCGAATTCGTCAAGCGTGTCCCATCTGCTCGATCTTACTACGAGCTCGGAGCTTCCGAGATGGAGTTCCGCTTCCCAGAGCCCGGTTTCCTCGAGGGTGTCAAGACCAAGGCCAAGGCCATTGTCCGTGTCAGCAACATGACCTTCCAATACCCCGGCAGCGCCCGCCCACAGATCATGGACATCAACTTCCAGTGCTCGCTGGGCTCCCGTATCGCTGTCATCGGTCCCAACGGTGCTGGCAAGTCGACTCTTGTCAACGTCCTGACCGGTGAGCTCATCCCGACCAAGGGTGATGTCTACCAGCACGAGAACATCCGTATCGCCTACATCAAGCAGCACGCTTTCGCCCATATCGATCACCACCTCGACAAGACCCCATCCGAGTACATCCAATGGCGTTTCCAGACTGGTGAGGATCGTGAGACGATGGATCGTGCCAACAAGATCGTCAccgatgaggatgagaaggCCATGGACAAGATTTACAGAATCGAGGGCACACAACGTCGTGTCATTGGTATTCACAGCCGAAGAAAGTTCAAGAACTCCTACGAGTACGAGTGTTCGTTCGCTCTCGGTGACAACATTGGCTTGAAGAACGAGAAGTGGACACCCATGATGACTGCGGACAACGCCTGGATCCCTCGCACTGAGCTCATCGCTTCCCATCAGAAGATGGTGGCTGATGTCGATCAGAAGGAGGCCCTCGCCAGCGGTCAGTTCCGTCCCCTTGTCCGCAAGGAGATCGAGGCCCACTGCGCCTACTTCGGCCTCGACGCCGAGCTCGTTTCCCACTCCCGCATGCGTGGTCTCTCTGGTGGTCAGCGTGTCAAGGTTGTGCTCGCTGCCTGCTCATGGCAACGTCCCCACTTGGTCGTCCTCGACGAGCCGACCAACTACCTCGACCGTGACTCCCTCGGTGCCCTCTCCAAGGCTCTTAAGTCCTTCGAGGGTGgtgtcatcatcatcactcaCTCTGCTGAGTTCACCAAGGATCTCACTGAGGAAGTGTGGGCGGTGCAAGACGGCCGCATGACTCCTTCGGGACACAACTGGGTGCAAGGCCAGGGTGCTGGACCTCGTCTcaagggcgaggaagaggaggaggagaagttcgACGCCATGGGCAACAAGATCGAGTCCACCAAGAAGGCCAAGAAGCTTACATCCGCCGAGCttcgcaagaagaagaaggaccgCATGGCCCGCCGCAAGCGTGGTGAGGAGGTGTTCTCTGATGAGGATGATTAG